From the Anopheles coustani chromosome X, idAnoCousDA_361_x.2, whole genome shotgun sequence genome, one window contains:
- the LOC131269334 gene encoding putative odorant receptor 83c, giving the protein MVTEHHLIATFDKLIQRQRYLLKLLGLDSYDPNYRPNIRTAVVLCLAALYVVISMYDLVHFSDDLFNFVYVLITFFFATIGIGRLTVYLSCGDALQFLLAETYRTYRMVREDEREQRILCWYTNIYRWAAGIYARIFLASCIMMGLGPLVRFLVTGEQVLPFGVVLPFVDSNSGLGYVLNYLYQLSCIVWTGPGLVASHCLALALVVNICIQYDILAVKLADLDEVILSHADDLVARKLRDIIRDQQRVERFVGVIEATFRQLSGVEVLSLGLQVIITLFVMQISFWIPGLVMIPLFSGQLFIFCALGAAIQHKSESFAAGVYRLSWHELPRLEKQTFRIMLQRSQNSQKLTCSQISDINLNLFMSQKFYSIFMMLRSI; this is encoded by the exons ATGGTCACGGAACATCATTTAATCGCTACGTTCGACAAGCTGATCCAGCGCCAGCGGTATCTGCTGAAGCTACTCGGATTGGACTCGTACGACCCGAACTATCGCCCGAACATCCGAACGGCGGTCGTGCTGTGCCTGGCTGCGCTGTACGTGGTGATCTCGATGTACGATTTGGTGCATTTCAGCGATGATTTGTTCAACTTCGTCTACGTGCTGATCACGTTCTTCTTCGCCACCATTGGCATCGGGCGATTAACTGTTTATTTGAGCTGTGGTGACGCACTTCAATTCCTGCTGGCAGAAACTTATCGGACGTACCGGATGGTGAGGGAGGATGAGCGCGAACAGCGAATCCTTTGCTGGTACACGAACATCTACCGATGGGCCGCCGGTATCTACGCCCGCATATTCCTCGCTTcatgtattatgatgggactTGGACCCTTGGTCCGCTTCCTAGTCACCGGTGAGCAAGTACTCCCGTTCGGAGTGGTACTCCCGTTCGTCGACAGCAACTCCGGCCTCGGGTACGTACTGAACTACCTGTACCAGTTGAGCTGCATCGTGTGGACCGGACCCGGGCTGGTGGCATCCCACTGCCTTGCCTTGGCGTTGGTGGTCAACATCTGCATTCAGTATGACATACTTGCGGTGAAGCTAGCTGATCTTGATGAGGTCATTCTGTCGCACGCCGATGATCTAGTGGCACGGAAACTCCGCGACATCATTCGGGACCAGCAACGGGTCGAGAG ATTCGTCGGCGTGATAGAGGCCACTTTCCGGCAGTTGTCGGGAGTTGAGGTCCTCTCGCTCGGACTCCAGGTCATCATCACGCTATTCGTCATGCAGATC TCTTTTTGGATACCGGGATTGGTCATGATACCGCTCTTCTCGGGACAGCTGTTTATCTTCTGCGCACTGGGTGCCGCAATTCAGCACAAGAGTGAAAGCTTTGCGGCCGGTGTGTACCGTCTCAGCTGGCACGAGCTGCCCCGGCTGGAGAAGCAAACCTTCCGCATCATGCTGCAGCGCTCGCAGAACTCCCAGAAGCTCACCTGCTCGCAAATCAGCGATATCAATCTGAAcctgttc ATGTCCCAGAAGTTCTACTCAATCTTCATGATGCTACGCAGTATTTAA
- the LOC131269333 gene encoding putative odorant receptor 83c codes for MVTEHHLIATFDKLIQRLRYLLKLLGLDSYDPSYRPNIRTVIVLCLAALYMMISMYDLVHFSDDLFNFVYVLITFFFATIGIGRTTIYLSSGEALQFLLAETYRTYREVREDEREQRILCWYTNIYRWAVDTYARTFLVTSIIMGLGPLINFLVTGEQVLPFGVVLPFVDSNSGLGYVLNYLYQLSCILWTGPGLMSSYCLTLALVANICIQYDILAVKLADLDEDILSHADDLVARKLRDIIRDQQRVERFVGMIEATYRMVSGVEVLSLGLQVIITLFVMQISFWMPGLFMIPLFSGQLFIFCALGAAIQHKSESFAAGVYRLSWHELPRREKQTFRIMLQRSQNSQKLTCSQISDINLNLFVTMSQKFYSIFTMLRSF; via the exons ATGGTCACGGAACATCATTTAATCGCTACGTTCGATAAGCTGATCCAGCGCCTGCGGTATCTGCTGAAGCTACTCGGATTGGACTCGTACGACCCGAGCTATCGCCCGAACATCCGAACGGTGATCGTGCTGTGCCTGGCCGCGCTGTACATGATGATCTCGATGTACGATTTGGTGCATTTCAGCGATGATTTGTTCAACTTCGTCTACGTGCTGATAACGTTCTTCTTCGCCACTATTGGCATCGGGCGAACAACTATATATTTGAGTAGCGGCGAGGCACTGCAATTCCTGCTGGCAGAAACCTACCGGACGTACCGTGAGGTACGAGAGGATGAGCGCGAACAGCGAATCCTGTGCTGGTACACGAACATCTACCGATGGGCCGTCGATACCTACGCCCGTACGTTCCTGGTTACGTCAATTATAATGGGACTGGGACCCTTGATTAACTTTCTAGTCACCGGTGAGCAAGTGCTCCCGTTCGGAGTGGTACTCCCGTTCGTCGACAGCAACTCCGGCCTCGGCTACGTGTTGAACTACCTTTACCAGTTGAGCTGCATCTTGTGGACCGGACCAGGGCTGATGTCATCCTACTGTCTTACCTTGGCGTTGGTGGCCAACATCTGCATCCAGTACGATATACTTGCAGTGAAGCTGGCTGATCTGGATGAGGACATTCTGTCGCACGCCGATGATCTAGTGGCACGGAAACTCCGCGACATCATTCGGGACCAGCAACGGGTCGAGAG ATTCGTCGGCATGATAGAGGCTACGTACCGGATGGTGTCGGGAGTTGAGGTCCTCTCGCTCGGACTCCAGGTCATCATCACGCTATTCGTCATGCAGATC TCGTTTTGGATGCCGGGTTTGTTCATGATACCGCTCTTTTCGGGACAGCTGTTTATCTTCTGCGCGCTTGGTGCCGCAATCCAGCACAAGAGTGAAAGCTTTGCGGCCGGTGTGTACCGTCTCAGCTGGCACGAGCTGCCCCGGCGGGAGAAGCAAACCTTCCGCATCATGCTGCAGCGCTCGCAGAACTCCCAGAAGCTCACCTGCTCGCAAATCAGCGATATCAATCTGAACCTGTTCGTAACG ATGTCCCAGAAGTTCTACTCAATCTTCACGATGCTACGCAGTTTCTAA